One window of the Cryptomeria japonica chromosome 7, Sugi_1.0, whole genome shotgun sequence genome contains the following:
- the LOC131076545 gene encoding alpha-humulene synthase — MSSLKGDAISSRKLPDNAFNHWDDGFVQSMETPYLASEYRERAETLVKQVKTLLKEMQTGSDGDLIQRLEMVDALQCLGIDRYFQDEIKEALDFVYRCWDGSVGIGEGSESCSRNLNATVLALRLLRLHRYHVSADVLQNFKDENGQFLKCGGKNDNNMKSSGEEHVVRSILNLLRAASVAFPGETIMQEAKVFSSLYLKQVLKNIEDTYKSSLLKEVEYGLIYEWPRTFTIWEAQNFIEIYDLDNSRLKNVKILELAKLNFNILQCVYKMEMKTLSSWWQNSGISKLIALRERSIEYLLMGISVMDEMEFSSTRIAVAKVATLVTILDDLFDDYLTLEQVELVTGAIIQGWNVSLIQNLPNNFKKIVEFVSKIVNELSSDATKKQGRDMTQFIAKAWADYAEANLQQARWNKSGYVPTYNEYINIARTSASIGPLSLHSILLTTILANNDIEKIFLNRSRLCELVWLSLRLADDAQDFQDEKLHGQTASAVSSYMRDHAECLEDDALCHINCLANQLIKELMWEFLNPNKKFLDYEKLCFNLSKGIQCFYVFGDGFTYPEKGIKQQVLKVLVDPVKI, encoded by the exons ATGTCTAGTTTGAAGGGAGATGCCATTTCATCTCGTAAATTACCAGATAATGCTTTCAATCACTGGGATGATGGTTTTGTGCAATCTATGGAAACACCATATCTC GCATCTGAATACCGTGAACGTGCTGAAACACTAGTTAAACAAGTAAAAACCTTGTTAAAAGAAATGCAGACTGGATCTGATGGCGATCTAATACAGCGTCTTGAAATGGTTGATGCACTGCAATGCCTCGGAATAGATCGATATTTTCAGGATGAGATAAAAGAAGCTCTTGATTTTGTTTACCG ATGTTGGGATGGAAGTGTGGGCATAGGAGAAGGATCCGAAAGTTGTAGCAGGAATTTGAATGCTACAGTTTTAGCACTCAGACTACTTAGACTCCATCGTTATCATGTCTCTGCAG ATGTGCTGCAAAATTTCAAGGATGAAAATGGTCAGTTTCTTAAGTGTGGAGGGAAAAATGATAATAATATGAAGAGCAGTGGAGAGGAACATGTGGTGAGAAGTATACTGAATCTTCTCAGAGCTGCAAGCGTAGCATTTCCTGGAGAAACAATTATGCAAGAGGCTAAAGTGTTTAGCTCTCTGTACCTTAAGCAAGTATTAAAAAATATTGAAGATACATATAAAAGCAGTCTTCTAAAAGAG GTGGAGTATGGACTTATCTATGAATGGCCTCGTACTTTTACTATATGGGAGGCTCAAAATTTCATAGAAATCTATGACTTAGATAATTCCAG GTTAAAGAATGTTAAGATTTTGGAGTTGGCAAAATTAAATTTCAATATATTACAATGTGTGTACAAGATGGAGATGAAGACACTCTCTAG TTGGTGGCAAAATTCTGGGATCTCAAAATTGATAGCACTTAGAGAGCGTTCAATTGAGTACCTTTTGATGGGAATTAGTGTTATGGATGAGATGGAGTTTTCTAGTACCAGAATTGCAGTGGCCAAAGTAGCAACCCTTGTCACTATACTCGATGACCTTTTTGATGACTACTTAACTCTCGAACAAGTTGAGCTTGTTACTGGGGCCATTATTCAAGGTTGGAATGTTTCACTTATACAGAATCTTccaaacaatttcaaaaaaatagTGGAATTTGTTTCTAAAATAGTTAACGAATTGTCAAGTGATGCCACTAAAAAGCAAGGGCGTGATATGACACAATTTATTGCAAAAGCA TGGGCAGATTATGCTGAAGCTAATTTGCAGCAAGCACGATGGAATAAAAGTGGATATGTTCCAACCTATAATGAGTACATCAATATTGCTAGAACAAGTGCATCGATTGGACCACTTTCATTGCATTCTATCCTCTTAACCACCATTTTAGCAAACAATGACATTGAGAAGATATTCCTAAATCGATCAAGATTATGTGAGCTCGTATGGTTATCTTTACGCTTAGCCGATGATGCACAAGATTTCCAG gatgagaagcttcatGGACAAACTGCCTCAGCTGTTTCCTCATATATGAGGGATCATGCTGAATGCTTAGAAGATGATGCATTATGTCACATCAATTGCCTTGCTAATCAATTGATAAAGGAATTAATGTGGGAATTTCTCAATCCAAATAAGAAATTTCTCGACTATGAGAAGTTATGTTTCAATCTCAGTAAAGGAATACAATGTTTCTATGTATTTGGAGATGGATTTACATATCCTGAAAAGGGGATCAAGCAGCAAGTATTAAAAGTTCTTGTTGATCCTGTGAAAATATGA